Proteins encoded by one window of Nasonia vitripennis strain AsymCx chromosome 5, Nvit_psr_1.1, whole genome shotgun sequence:
- the Eth gene encoding ecdysis triggering hormone preproprotein has translation MKRLVNTFISRNYILSAIFIVAVLAIIENKIVAADEPPAFFLKIAKNIPRIGRSEPYDEYAIKNSNVKDDIPWHKGEISKRRVGFSPESNTYAWQHFPLAIEGPPELWRTLAGYSHDPLYKTTDDFNNELWSRDKRTNNPEA, from the exons ATGAAGAGATTAGTTAACACATTCATCTCCAGAAATTACATCTTATCAG CTATATTTATTGTAGCCGTTCTAgcaatcattgaaaataagatcgtagCTGCAGATGAGCCGCCTgcattttttctgaaaatcgCAAAAAATATTCCACGGATAGGAAGAAGTGAACCATATGACGAATACGCTATTAAAAAC TCAAACGTGAAAGATGATATTCCATGGCATAAAGGggaaatttcaaaaagaaGGGTTGGATTTTCACCAG agtCTAATACATATGCCTGGCAACACTTTCCATTGGCAATTGAAGGACCCCCAGAACTATGGAGAACCTTAGCCGGTTACAGTCATGATCCTCTTTACAAGACAACTGATGA TTTCAACAACGAACTATGGTCACGGGATAAAAGGACAAACAATCCAGAAGCGTAA